One SAR324 cluster bacterium genomic window, CGGAAAAAGCACTCAGTGACTCCCGGTCGCCAAATTTTACAGACAGAGCGACATCAAAAGATTTCAGAGTTGCTTTAAAATCCTCTCCTCCTTCCAAGTGTTGAACTTCTTCAATTTTCTCTGGAAGCCCATCAAATGCGTCCATTAGTTGTTGGGAGTTTTGCGGGGTTTTTTCTTTCAAGCGAAAAAGAACCAGATGCTTGATCATTATTTTTTCCTATCGAGTCGAACAAAATGATGCTGCTGAGTTTGCACATCGTATCCATTGCTGCACTGATTGCTATCTCGGGGGGAATTGCCTACAGCCTGGGAAAAAATGAGGGCATACGCATCACTCGGCTACATTATGAGGAACTACATGAGCCGCAAGATCCGATAGCACAAGCTGATACAAAATCCTTTCATGCCGAACCCTCTTCCTGAATCCTCAGCTGATAGCAAGCTAGAGCCGCTGCTACGCTGACGTTCAGTGATTCTACTTCTTCTGTTCCATCTATACGCACATCCCAGTCACATTGCTGTTTCACCAACTGGCGAAGACCCCTTCCCTCATTTCCTAGAACAAGCAACAGTGGACGATCCCTTTCAAGTTTTCGTAACTCCGTTTTACCATCGCCAGCCAAGCCAACTATCCAGAAGCCGTTTTTCTTTTGATCTGTCAGAAATCGAGCAAGATTAGTTGTTTCAAAGATTGGGAACCATTCAGCTACACCAACAGAAGCCTTGGACACAGCAGGAGTCACACCGGGACTATGGTCTTTGGTGATAATGCATCCTGAACAACCAAAAAATGCAGCTGATCTTAAGATAGCACCAAAATTTTGAGGATCTTTGATTTGATCCAAAACCAAATAAAATGGGTTTAGTTTTTGAGTAGCTGGAAGTGAATTTGGAGTCTCCAAGTGTCGAGTGCTGCACTCCAACAGTACTCCTTGATGTACCCCTTCCGGACAGTACATTTCAAAGATTTCAGGAGTAGCTCTCTTGATGG contains:
- a CDS encoding Dabb family protein — encoded protein: MIKHLVLFRLKEKTPQNSQQLMDAFDGLPEKIEEVQHLEGGEDFKATLKSFDVALSVKFGDRESLSAFSVHPAYVPVLDLVH
- the rlmB gene encoding 23S rRNA (guanosine(2251)-2'-O)-methyltransferase RlmB → MANKRFQRKPKFQHRDHEWLYGINAVEAAVSSSYRKHFAMWVKHPVAERIQGLQKAAEERGISIKRATPEIFEMYCPEGVHQGVLLECSTRHLETPNSLPATQKLNPFYLVLDQIKDPQNFGAILRSAAFFGCSGCIITKDHSPGVTPAVSKASVGVAEWFPIFETTNLARFLTDQKKNGFWIVGLAGDGKTELRKLERDRPLLLVLGNEGRGLRQLVKQQCDWDVRIDGTEEVESLNVSVAAALACYQLRIQEEGSA